A window of Rubricoccus marinus contains these coding sequences:
- a CDS encoding T9SS type A sorting domain-containing protein has translation MRRFATLAALLLFVASGAHAQTPGLCEMGTAEGDLDVSNVFARVFNTGSLFLGNSTASGYVVPRTSGNSPVYAAGLWLSGEVGGEVRAAGAVFGGPAFWPGPLNEDGTLPDADDCSAFDRIYVVSTADVDRYEASGEASADLAAWPVGLGAPAVDASGQPLAATSREQVLDLGAGERPVIYGSQTAWWVMNDVGAPHTARETPPLGVEVRVSAFAISGAGGEVAGTPEATFYRYEVLNRGPSTIEGLRAGFYADTDLGDASDDFLHTDTTRSMTVVYNRAETDAVYGTPPAFGFDLLGGAATSTYIPNGHPAMTTGYPATANQYSYRLQGLWGDGSPQREYEHGYQQPSTYPLTPFFYPGDPVTGQFWSPENADGMGTNGFGGNLTFVLAAPPLDLASGERHTVDLAALFAQGADRLDSVTELRAVSDAVQDAYDAGTLWGLGADLTALATPTPLAPEAGAPATQADSVAFSWTPVDGASGYYVRWGFSPSTLFNSRTVTEPSLTLRIFDLTRDARTARFGTQEVFWQVRAFANGGSGSASEPQSVFVYRAGPLTLASGAFAFVESAGPGGSDPCAGSAESRDGCEEVGGNLVYRSLNSTGAYYLNTYSGSYAATALGRFTPNDFEIRFTDEGSLATSVYDLTVRGVPFEVWDIGAVTPGAENDPADDVRLVPTFNSRAPCTFGPGEGFQGVPTPADFPNYVQSSTIGAYYPATTYGEFEAEYRPRVESAPEACFTEPDRARLFSLIDTRRDPLDEYVFGSPEAAPALPEVGTIIRLYTADPPPVAGEPTPGASGEIALTVAPNPARGGATVRLALTAPEAVRVRVLDMLGREVAVLADGPQASGDVALKLPGDLAPGVYAVEATAGERRTTRLVTVVR, from the coding sequence ATGCGCCGTTTCGCTACGCTCGCCGCCCTGCTCCTCTTTGTAGCCTCTGGCGCCCACGCCCAGACGCCCGGCTTGTGCGAGATGGGGACCGCCGAGGGGGACCTCGACGTGTCCAACGTCTTCGCGCGCGTGTTCAACACCGGGAGCCTGTTCCTCGGCAACAGCACCGCCAGCGGGTACGTCGTGCCGCGCACCTCGGGGAACTCGCCCGTTTATGCAGCGGGGCTCTGGCTGAGCGGCGAGGTCGGCGGGGAGGTACGGGCCGCCGGCGCCGTCTTCGGTGGCCCCGCGTTCTGGCCCGGCCCGCTCAACGAGGACGGCACGCTCCCCGACGCCGACGACTGCTCCGCGTTCGACCGCATCTACGTCGTGAGCACCGCGGACGTGGACCGCTACGAGGCCTCTGGCGAGGCGAGCGCGGACCTCGCGGCGTGGCCGGTGGGACTGGGCGCGCCCGCCGTGGACGCCAGCGGCCAGCCTCTAGCGGCGACCTCGCGGGAGCAGGTGCTGGACCTCGGCGCGGGCGAGCGGCCGGTGATCTACGGCAGCCAGACGGCGTGGTGGGTCATGAACGACGTGGGCGCGCCGCACACCGCTCGCGAGACGCCGCCGCTCGGTGTGGAGGTGCGCGTGAGCGCCTTCGCCATCTCCGGTGCGGGAGGCGAGGTGGCCGGGACGCCAGAGGCCACGTTCTACCGCTACGAGGTCCTCAACCGAGGGCCGAGCACCATTGAGGGGCTCCGCGCGGGCTTCTACGCCGATACAGACCTCGGCGATGCCAGCGACGACTTCCTCCACACCGACACGACGCGCTCGATGACGGTGGTGTACAACAGAGCGGAAACCGACGCAGTGTACGGGACTCCGCCCGCGTTTGGCTTCGACCTCCTCGGTGGCGCGGCGACGTCGACCTACATCCCTAACGGGCACCCCGCGATGACGACCGGATACCCCGCTACCGCGAATCAGTACTCTTACCGTCTCCAGGGATTGTGGGGCGATGGCTCTCCACAGCGCGAATACGAACATGGGTATCAGCAGCCCAGCACGTATCCCCTGACGCCGTTCTTCTACCCCGGCGACCCGGTCACCGGACAGTTCTGGAGCCCGGAGAATGCAGACGGGATGGGTACGAACGGATTCGGAGGCAACCTCACGTTCGTTCTCGCCGCGCCCCCGCTGGACCTGGCCTCTGGCGAGCGCCACACGGTAGACCTCGCGGCCCTTTTTGCGCAAGGAGCGGACCGCCTCGACAGCGTCACCGAACTCCGCGCCGTCAGCGATGCCGTGCAGGACGCCTACGACGCGGGAACGCTCTGGGGCCTCGGCGCCGATCTCACCGCGCTCGCCACGCCCACGCCTCTGGCGCCAGAGGCCGGAGCTCCGGCTACACAGGCAGATTCGGTGGCCTTCTCGTGGACGCCCGTTGATGGCGCGAGCGGTTACTACGTCCGCTGGGGGTTCTCGCCCAGCACGTTGTTCAACTCCCGAACGGTCACAGAACCGTCGCTCACGCTTCGGATTTTCGATCTGACCCGCGATGCCCGGACCGCCCGGTTTGGAACGCAAGAGGTGTTCTGGCAGGTCCGCGCGTTCGCGAATGGGGGCAGCGGTTCCGCCTCGGAGCCCCAGTCCGTGTTCGTGTACCGCGCGGGGCCTCTCACGTTGGCTTCTGGTGCGTTCGCGTTTGTCGAGAGCGCGGGACCGGGCGGCTCTGATCCGTGCGCCGGCAGCGCCGAGAGCCGAGACGGATGTGAGGAGGTGGGAGGCAACCTCGTCTACCGCTCCCTGAATTCAACGGGCGCCTATTACCTCAATACATACAGCGGCTCGTACGCGGCGACGGCCCTTGGCCGGTTCACTCCCAACGATTTCGAGATCCGGTTCACCGATGAGGGCAGCCTCGCAACGAGCGTGTACGACCTCACAGTGCGAGGCGTCCCGTTTGAAGTCTGGGACATCGGTGCGGTCACGCCCGGCGCCGAGAACGACCCCGCCGATGACGTGCGCCTCGTACCGACGTTCAATTCGCGCGCGCCATGCACGTTTGGGCCGGGAGAAGGATTCCAAGGTGTTCCCACCCCCGCAGACTTCCCGAACTACGTCCAGTCGAGCACGATCGGCGCGTACTACCCAGCCACGACCTATGGGGAGTTCGAAGCGGAGTACAGGCCACGCGTCGAGAGCGCACCGGAGGCGTGCTTTACCGAACCCGACCGAGCGCGTCTGTTCTCGCTTATAGACACTCGCAGAGACCCGCTGGACGAATACGTCTTCGGCTCGCCAGAGGCCGCGCCCGCGCTCCCGGAGGTCGGCACCATCATCCGCCTCTACACCGCCGACCCGCCACCCGTCGCCGGCGAGCCTACACCCGGCGCCTCTGGCGAGATCGCGCTCACCGTCGCGCCGAACCCCGCGCGCGGCGGCGCCACCGTCCGCCTCGCGCTCACCGCGCCAGAAGCCGTCCGCGTCCGCGTGCTGGACATGCTCGGCCGCGAGGTCGCGGTTCTGGCAGACGGGCCACAGGCCTCTGGCGACGTGGCATTGAAGCTTCCGGGGGACCTCGCACCAGGCGTCTACGCCGTGGAGGCGACGGCGGGAGAGCGCCGCACAACGCGGCTCGTGACCGTCGTTCGCTGA
- a CDS encoding T9SS type A sorting domain-containing protein has protein sequence MGRFATLLAVLLFAASGAHAQTPGSCALGTAEGDLDVSNVFARVFNTGSLFFGNATTNGDGYLVPRFSNHSPLFAAGIWLGGYAEGELRVAGSRYTNFNFYPGPLNEDGTLPDADDCSAFDRIYVVSTVDVDRYEASGEASADLAAWPVGLGAPAVDASGQPLAATSREQVLDLGAGERPVIYGSQTAWWVMNDVGAPHLLQDTPPLGVEVRVSAFAISGEGDAVAGTPEATFYRYEIVNRSANEITGLRAGFFTDPDLGDAADDYIATDTTRSLAIVYNDIPTDGVYGIPPALGIDLLNGAGASSWFIGGASATTTGDPVTGEQMYNVLQGLWSGGSRVREFGDGYGQPETYPVTPFVLAGDPVTGSFWSEENIDGEGTNNPAGDRRMVITAPPSTLASGASRTVDLAVLFAQGTDRFDSVTELRAVSDEVQDAYDAGTLWDLGADLTALATPQSLAPEAGAPATQADSVVFSWTPVGGASGYQVRWGFSPDSLFNTQQSPGSSLALRVEQLTRIDRRRSRFGIQEVFWSVRPLGDGGIGEYSEPRSVFVYREGPLMLASGALAFIEVAGPGGADPCAESAQSRDGCDETGGNLVYRSLNSTGAYYFASTQEDFSAYQIGPFAPNDYEIRFTRSGGLASCAPFCNGLRVRRVPFEVWDVGAVALGEENDPSDDVQLLPTYRSDMACEFGPIGGFNVRDPDFPGYVFSDRIGAAYPVTTYADFEAEYAPLVEAAPDGCFEETDGERFQTLFDVDRLPVYGYLFGSPEAAPALPEAGTVIRLYTADPPPVSGEPTPGASGEIALTVAPNPARGAATVRLALTAPEAVRVRVLDMLGREVATLAEGPQASGDMALRLPGDLASGVYAVEAVAGERRMTRLVTVVR, from the coding sequence ATGGGTCGTTTCGCTACACTCCTCGCAGTGCTCCTCTTTGCAGCCTCTGGCGCTCACGCCCAGACGCCCGGCTCGTGCGCGCTAGGAACGGCCGAGGGGGACCTCGACGTGTCCAACGTCTTCGCCCGCGTGTTCAACACCGGGAGCCTGTTCTTCGGCAACGCGACCACCAATGGCGACGGCTACCTCGTGCCGCGCTTCTCCAACCACTCCCCGCTGTTCGCGGCGGGCATCTGGCTGGGTGGGTACGCCGAGGGCGAGCTCCGCGTCGCGGGCTCGCGCTACACCAACTTCAATTTCTACCCCGGCCCGCTCAACGAGGACGGCACGCTGCCCGACGCCGACGACTGCTCCGCCTTCGACCGGATCTACGTCGTGAGCACCGTGGACGTGGACCGCTACGAGGCCTCTGGCGAGGCGAGCGCGGACCTCGCGGCGTGGCCGGTGGGACTGGGCGCGCCCGCCGTGGACGCCAGCGGCCAGCCTCTAGCGGCGACCTCGCGGGAGCAGGTGCTGGACCTCGGCGCGGGCGAGCGGCCGGTGATCTACGGCAGCCAGACGGCGTGGTGGGTCATGAACGACGTGGGGGCGCCCCACCTCCTTCAAGACACGCCGCCGCTGGGCGTGGAAGTCCGCGTGAGCGCCTTCGCCATCTCCGGCGAGGGCGATGCGGTGGCCGGCACGCCAGAGGCCACCTTCTACCGCTACGAGATCGTCAACCGGAGCGCGAACGAGATCACAGGCCTCCGCGCGGGCTTCTTCACGGATCCCGACCTGGGCGATGCGGCCGACGACTACATCGCGACCGATACGACGCGGAGCCTCGCCATCGTCTACAACGACATTCCAACAGATGGGGTGTACGGCATCCCGCCCGCACTAGGGATAGACCTGCTGAACGGCGCGGGCGCCTCCAGCTGGTTCATCGGCGGGGCCAGCGCGACGACGACGGGGGACCCGGTCACGGGCGAGCAGATGTACAACGTGCTCCAGGGCTTGTGGAGCGGCGGTTCACGGGTGCGCGAGTTCGGGGACGGTTACGGGCAGCCCGAGACGTACCCCGTTACGCCATTCGTCCTTGCAGGAGACCCAGTAACGGGGTCCTTCTGGAGCGAGGAGAACATCGACGGCGAGGGCACGAACAACCCTGCTGGCGACCGACGCATGGTCATCACGGCGCCGCCCAGCACGCTGGCCTCTGGCGCGAGCCGCACGGTGGACCTCGCGGTCCTCTTCGCGCAGGGGACGGACCGCTTCGATAGCGTCACCGAACTCCGCGCCGTCAGCGACGAGGTGCAGGACGCTTACGACGCGGGAACGCTCTGGGACCTCGGCGCTGATCTCACCGCGCTCGCTACGCCCCAGTCTCTGGCGCCAGAGGCTGGAGCTCCGGCTACGCAGGCGGACTCGGTGGTCTTCTCGTGGACGCCGGTGGGTGGTGCGAGTGGCTACCAGGTCCGCTGGGGGTTCTCGCCGGACAGCCTGTTTAACACGCAGCAGTCCCCCGGGTCCTCGCTCGCTCTACGCGTTGAGCAGCTCACGCGCATCGACCGGCGGCGATCGCGATTCGGCATACAGGAGGTTTTCTGGAGTGTTCGCCCGCTCGGCGACGGGGGCATCGGAGAGTATTCCGAGCCGCGGTCCGTATTCGTGTACCGCGAAGGGCCACTCATGCTGGCCTCTGGCGCGCTCGCGTTTATCGAAGTGGCGGGGCCGGGTGGCGCAGACCCCTGCGCCGAGAGCGCACAGAGCCGAGACGGGTGCGACGAAACCGGCGGCAACCTCGTGTACCGTTCGCTGAACTCAACGGGCGCGTACTATTTCGCCTCGACCCAAGAAGACTTTTCGGCCTACCAAATCGGACCCTTCGCGCCTAATGATTACGAGATCCGCTTCACCAGATCGGGCGGACTCGCGAGTTGCGCGCCTTTCTGTAATGGCCTTCGAGTACGCAGGGTCCCCTTCGAAGTCTGGGATGTGGGCGCTGTTGCGCTAGGGGAGGAAAACGACCCCTCAGATGACGTCCAGCTGCTGCCGACCTATCGGTCCGACATGGCATGCGAGTTCGGCCCCATCGGTGGCTTCAACGTGAGGGATCCAGATTTCCCGGGCTATGTCTTCTCGGACCGTATCGGGGCCGCATATCCCGTTACGACGTACGCGGATTTCGAAGCGGAATACGCCCCCCTTGTGGAAGCGGCACCAGATGGGTGCTTCGAAGAGACCGACGGCGAGCGGTTCCAAACCCTCTTCGACGTTGACCGCCTACCAGTGTACGGATACCTCTTCGGGTCGCCAGAGGCCGCGCCCGCGCTTCCCGAGGCCGGCACGGTCATCCGCCTCTACACCGCCGACCCGCCCCCCGTCTCCGGCGAGCCTACACCCGGCGCCTCTGGCGAGATCGCGCTCACCGTCGCGCCGAACCCCGCGCGCGGCGCCGCCACCGTCCGCCTCGCGCTCACCGCGCCAGAGGCCGTCCGCGTCCGCGTGCTCGACATGCTCGGTCGCGAGGTGGCAACGCTAGCCGAGGGGCCACAGGCCTCTGGCGACATGGCGCTGCGCCTTCCGGGGGACCTCGCCTCTGGGGTGTACGCCGTGGAGGCGGTGGCAGGCGAGCGCCGCATGACGCGGCTCGTGACCGTCGTCCGCTGA
- a CDS encoding putative bifunctional diguanylate cyclase/phosphodiesterase, with translation MSHTSSPGASAFQEIVQRSAVGLMVIQDAAVVYCNPEAARLFAYSEAELCSLSLLDLIAGEDVPFMEVGSALRAQEPMTHSVQGVRKDGKTVPLEWTSVPSQHDGRCAIVATVLDATDRREAERRAQEEAERYQLLTQHMTDMICLHAPEGEYKWVSPSVEFILGYSPEEFLTLHSEDLLHPEEAGGLLDLGRTLLLGGERPVSTLVHRCLHKGGHYVWLESHTHIICDDTGEILHLQTSARDVTERRKMELRLERQAHYDPLTGLPNRRLFLTRLTEALAHFGPEHAEGMVLVVDLDRFEAVNDTLGYSAGDEVLQEVARRLTRTVGPTDTVARIGSDEFAVLLPTRPLAEGAEDVALRIRSELNRPIQLRYREETVAASVGAVTGRADHVSASRILSEAMGTVHVAKTVRKGIHIVRSQKETDGTSRGHRLEMDLRHAVARGELRAFYQPVVRLSDLSLAGFEALVRWEHPEFGLLGPEAFLRSAERSGQITAIDRWILREAGRQAYEWGAASDGRPLAINVNCTGHDVLDAGYTDDIRWVLDLLHDSPYSLALEITESLLVEETGLVSAELQEHQAAGARVCIDDFGTGYSSLRTLQELPIDVLKVDRSFVNTMTKDTQSRELVRAVVHLSQVLGKHVVAEGIESAEQAELLRQMGATYGQGYLFGKPMPAGEAAAFTERGVFVAAALA, from the coding sequence ATGTCGCACACCTCATCTCCGGGGGCGTCTGCCTTCCAGGAAATCGTCCAGCGTTCGGCAGTTGGCCTGATGGTGATCCAAGACGCCGCCGTCGTGTATTGCAACCCGGAGGCAGCACGGCTCTTCGCATATTCTGAGGCCGAGCTGTGCTCGCTCTCGCTATTGGACCTCATCGCAGGCGAGGACGTGCCCTTCATGGAAGTCGGCTCCGCCCTAAGAGCGCAGGAGCCCATGACGCACTCGGTGCAAGGAGTTCGGAAAGACGGGAAAACGGTCCCCCTCGAATGGACAAGCGTTCCAAGCCAGCATGACGGCCGCTGCGCCATCGTCGCAACCGTTCTCGACGCGACGGACCGGAGGGAGGCAGAACGCAGGGCTCAAGAGGAGGCGGAGCGGTACCAGCTTCTGACTCAGCACATGACGGACATGATCTGCCTGCACGCTCCAGAAGGGGAGTACAAGTGGGTCAGCCCGTCGGTGGAGTTCATCCTCGGCTACTCGCCAGAGGAATTCCTGACGCTCCACTCCGAAGACCTCCTCCACCCTGAAGAAGCCGGAGGCCTCCTAGACCTGGGGCGCACCCTTCTCCTAGGAGGCGAGCGCCCGGTCTCTACGCTTGTTCACCGGTGCCTCCACAAAGGCGGCCACTACGTCTGGCTGGAGTCCCACACGCACATCATCTGCGACGACACAGGGGAGATCCTTCACCTCCAAACGTCCGCGCGCGACGTGACAGAGCGCCGGAAAATGGAGCTCCGCCTAGAGCGCCAAGCGCACTACGACCCCCTCACGGGGCTTCCCAACCGACGCCTCTTTCTCACGCGCCTTACCGAAGCCCTTGCTCACTTCGGTCCGGAACACGCAGAAGGGATGGTGCTCGTCGTTGACCTGGACCGGTTCGAGGCGGTCAACGATACCCTTGGCTACTCGGCGGGCGACGAGGTGCTCCAGGAAGTTGCCCGCCGCCTTACACGGACTGTCGGGCCGACCGACACCGTTGCGCGGATCGGCAGCGACGAGTTCGCAGTTCTGCTCCCGACTCGGCCTCTGGCGGAAGGCGCAGAGGACGTCGCCCTACGTATCCGGTCCGAGCTCAACCGCCCGATCCAGTTGAGGTACCGGGAGGAAACGGTCGCGGCCTCCGTGGGGGCGGTTACGGGAAGGGCGGACCACGTGAGCGCGAGCAGGATATTGAGCGAGGCCATGGGGACGGTGCACGTTGCCAAAACAGTCCGGAAGGGAATCCACATCGTGCGGAGCCAGAAAGAGACGGACGGAACGAGCCGCGGCCACCGGCTCGAGATGGACCTCCGTCACGCCGTTGCACGGGGCGAGCTCCGCGCTTTTTACCAACCCGTCGTGCGCCTTTCTGATCTCTCCCTGGCGGGGTTCGAAGCGCTCGTGCGGTGGGAGCACCCCGAGTTCGGCCTGCTCGGGCCGGAGGCCTTCCTGCGTTCTGCAGAGCGCAGTGGCCAGATCACGGCCATCGACCGGTGGATCCTTCGTGAGGCCGGGCGTCAGGCGTACGAGTGGGGCGCAGCCAGCGACGGCCGGCCTCTGGCGATCAACGTGAACTGCACCGGGCACGATGTCTTGGACGCGGGCTACACCGATGATATCCGCTGGGTGCTGGACCTCCTCCACGACAGTCCCTATTCCCTTGCCCTTGAGATCACCGAATCGCTACTCGTCGAGGAGACCGGGCTCGTATCCGCAGAGCTCCAAGAGCACCAAGCCGCTGGCGCTCGCGTCTGCATCGACGACTTCGGGACGGGCTACTCCTCGCTCCGCACGCTCCAAGAGCTCCCCATCGACGTCCTCAAAGTAGACCGCTCGTTTGTGAACACGATGACGAAGGACACCCAGAGCCGGGAGCTGGTCCGAGCGGTCGTCCACCTCAGCCAGGTTCTCGGCAAGCACGTCGTGGCGGAAGGCATCGAGTCGGCTGAGCAGGCGGAACTGCTCCGGCAGATGGGCGCGACGTATGGCCAGGGGTACCTCTTCGGGAAGCCTATGCCAGCGGGCGAAGCTGCAGCGTTCACCGAGCGGGGCGTGTTTGTGGCGGCTGCGCTCGCGTAG
- the lipA gene encoding lipoyl synthase gives MLELPVVQKAPEAPRRGERPPWLRVKLPYGETFRSIQQTLEDYNLNTVCSSARCPNMGECWTAGTATFMILGNVCTRSCSFCAVHTGRPENKDLDYDEPRRVAEAARLMGLQHVVVTSINRDDREDGGAPIFAETIRLIHEQGQTIEVLIPDMRGVESALKTVFDARPEVLNHNVETVPRLYRRVRPQANYQRSLDVLKMAKEEYGLRTKSGIMVGLGETEEEVHSTMKDFAAHGIDVMTIGQYLQPTRMHLPVERYVHPDEFAKYKEIGEGYGIDHVEAGPLVRSSYHAERHV, from the coding sequence ATGCTGGAGCTTCCCGTCGTGCAGAAGGCGCCAGAGGCCCCGCGCCGCGGCGAGCGGCCGCCGTGGTTGCGCGTCAAGCTGCCCTACGGCGAGACGTTTCGGAGCATCCAGCAAACGCTGGAGGACTACAACCTGAACACGGTCTGCTCGTCCGCGCGCTGCCCCAACATGGGCGAGTGCTGGACGGCGGGCACGGCCACGTTCATGATCCTCGGCAACGTCTGCACGCGCTCGTGCAGCTTCTGCGCCGTCCACACCGGCCGGCCCGAGAACAAGGACCTGGACTACGACGAGCCGCGCCGCGTGGCCGAGGCCGCTCGCCTCATGGGGCTCCAGCACGTCGTGGTGACCTCCATCAACCGTGACGACCGCGAGGACGGCGGCGCGCCCATCTTCGCCGAGACGATCCGGCTCATCCACGAGCAGGGGCAGACCATCGAGGTGCTGATCCCGGACATGCGCGGCGTGGAGAGCGCGCTGAAGACCGTGTTCGACGCGCGGCCCGAGGTGCTCAACCACAACGTGGAGACCGTCCCGCGGCTCTACCGCCGCGTGCGGCCACAGGCCAACTACCAGCGCTCGCTGGACGTGCTCAAGATGGCCAAGGAGGAGTACGGGCTCCGCACCAAGAGCGGCATCATGGTCGGCCTCGGCGAGACCGAAGAAGAGGTGCACAGCACGATGAAGGACTTTGCCGCCCACGGCATCGACGTGATGACGATTGGGCAGTACCTCCAGCCCACGCGGATGCACCTGCCGGTGGAGCGCTACGTGCACCCGGACGAGTTCGCGAAGTACAAGGAGATCGGCGAGGGCTACGGCATCGACCACGTGGAGGCCGGGCCGCTGGTCCGCTCCTCCTATCACGCTGAGCGGCACGTCTAG
- the ndk gene encoding nucleoside-diphosphate kinase, translating to MERTLAIIKPDAVAAGHAGKILDRILQEGFAVRAMKLVQLTPAQAEGFYAVHAERPFFGELTEFMSSAPCIPLVLERDDAVAKWREVIGATNPADAEEGTIRKQFATSMGENAVHGSDSAENGVKEGRYFFPESVIVANGADVIDA from the coding sequence ATGGAGCGCACGCTCGCCATCATCAAGCCCGACGCCGTCGCGGCCGGCCACGCAGGCAAGATCCTCGACCGCATCCTCCAGGAGGGCTTCGCCGTCCGCGCGATGAAGCTCGTCCAGCTCACGCCCGCTCAGGCCGAGGGCTTCTACGCCGTCCACGCCGAGCGCCCGTTCTTCGGCGAGCTCACGGAGTTCATGTCCAGCGCGCCCTGCATCCCGCTCGTCCTGGAGCGCGACGACGCCGTCGCCAAGTGGCGCGAGGTCATCGGCGCGACGAACCCCGCCGACGCTGAGGAGGGCACCATCCGCAAGCAGTTCGCGACGAGCATGGGCGAGAACGCCGTGCACGGCTCGGACTCCGCCGAGAACGGCGTGAAGGAGGGCCGCTACTTCTTCCCCGAGAGCGTCATCGTCGCCAACGGCGCCGATGTGATCGACGCGTAG
- a CDS encoding PDZ domain-containing protein: protein MRLLLLALVLAASPVLAQDPVGFGFMFHEDAEGWVMVTGIAPGGAAETAGLRAGDLLVTVAGDSVFASGALDQLRAARESLPAAVRVARGADTLDLALGVAPYRPADLLQASNATLCLRGDCWNGTGLWRHPNGDWYEGTFVEGVREGGGVFTLADGRIYSGGYARDLFHGRGTYFWPDGSRWTGTFLDDTPQAPGVYTDEHGVSRPGLPD, encoded by the coding sequence ATGCGCCTGCTCCTCCTCGCTCTTGTTCTCGCCGCCTCGCCCGTCCTCGCGCAGGACCCGGTGGGCTTCGGCTTCATGTTCCACGAGGACGCCGAGGGCTGGGTGATGGTGACCGGCATCGCGCCCGGTGGCGCCGCCGAGACCGCAGGGCTTCGGGCCGGCGACCTTCTCGTGACCGTCGCCGGGGACTCCGTGTTCGCCTCTGGCGCGCTGGACCAACTCCGCGCCGCGCGCGAGTCGCTGCCCGCGGCCGTCCGCGTCGCCAGAGGCGCCGACACGCTCGACCTCGCGCTCGGCGTCGCGCCCTACCGCCCGGCCGACCTGCTCCAGGCGTCCAACGCGACCCTCTGCCTCAGGGGCGACTGCTGGAACGGGACGGGCCTCTGGCGCCATCCCAACGGCGACTGGTACGAAGGCACGTTCGTGGAGGGCGTCCGCGAGGGCGGGGGCGTCTTCACCCTCGCCGACGGCCGCATCTACTCCGGTGGCTACGCCAGAGACCTCTTCCACGGCCGCGGCACCTACTTCTGGCCCGACGGCTCGCGCTGGACCGGCACCTTCCTGGACGACACGCCGCAGGCTCCGGGCGTCTACACCGACGAGCACGGCGTGAGCCGCCCCGGCCTCCCAGACTGA
- a CDS encoding DUF4349 domain-containing protein — protein sequence MYSHPFARALSLLVLLAALGACQGESYSESDVVSSTEMTEMDAAAPLSSPASGASGAVPVIAVQDTSARRRAPVLIRRADLRLRVDDYVEASGAVPGIVGRFDAYLAGEQESRESYRVSNTYTIRVAAAQFDSLMTALMDLADEVDSRSINVDDVTEEYVDVEGRLRARRAVEAQYVTLLSRASDVEEVLAVQTALAEVREEIESAEGRLRFLRDRAALSTVTLTLYESSPTGISAGPGFFSRLADGFGDGWEVFLGFLVGIVTLWPFWIVLGLGVWAFRRWRQRHPRTPRRQRPLARHDAPDA from the coding sequence ATGTATTCCCACCCTTTCGCGCGAGCGCTGTCGCTCCTCGTGCTCCTCGCCGCGCTCGGCGCGTGCCAGGGCGAATCGTATTCCGAGTCCGACGTCGTCTCCTCTACGGAGATGACGGAAATGGACGCCGCCGCGCCGCTCTCCAGCCCGGCCTCTGGCGCCAGCGGCGCCGTCCCGGTCATAGCGGTGCAGGACACGAGCGCGAGGCGCCGCGCGCCCGTCCTCATCCGCCGCGCCGACCTCCGCCTGCGCGTGGACGATTACGTGGAGGCCTCTGGCGCCGTGCCCGGCATCGTCGGCCGGTTCGACGCGTACCTCGCCGGCGAGCAGGAATCGCGCGAGTCCTACCGCGTGAGCAACACCTACACCATCCGCGTGGCCGCGGCGCAGTTCGACTCGCTGATGACGGCGCTGATGGACCTCGCGGACGAGGTGGACTCCCGCAGCATAAACGTGGACGACGTGACCGAGGAGTACGTGGACGTGGAGGGCCGCCTGCGCGCCCGCCGCGCCGTGGAGGCGCAGTACGTCACGCTCCTCTCGCGCGCGAGCGACGTGGAAGAGGTCCTCGCCGTGCAGACCGCGCTTGCCGAGGTGCGCGAGGAGATCGAGAGCGCCGAGGGCCGCCTGCGCTTTCTCCGCGACCGCGCCGCGCTCAGCACCGTCACGCTCACGCTCTACGAGTCCTCGCCGACGGGCATCAGCGCCGGCCCCGGCTTTTTCAGCCGCCTCGCCGACGGCTTCGGCGACGGCTGGGAGGTCTTCCTTGGCTTCCTCGTCGGGATCGTGACGCTGTGGCCGTTCTGGATCGTGCTCGGCCTCGGCGTCTGGGCCTTCCGCCGCTGGCGCCAGAGGCACCCACGCACGCCGCGACGCCAGAGGCCTCTGGCGCGTCACGATGCGCCCGACGCATGA